CAGTAAAGAACATGCTTTAAATGCAAATATAAGAGGATCAGGATCTAAACCTGCAATTGTAATCACATCTCCTACTGAAAATTCAAAGCTACAAGACTCAGCTACAAATGAGTCAAAGCATAATACCTCGGACTTGAATTCTTCTGAAATATCCAATTCAGAGGATCTTGGTATCGAAGAGACAATGGGGTCAAGAATAGATGAAATGGGCGGAATCATTTCAAATGAGGCTCGTATGGGAACTTTTGAAACCAATAGAGGATTTGCAAAGACCAGAGAAACTAATATCagagaaattaaattatctgaAACTAATATCCAAGATATTAAATCTGTTGATACTCATATTATAGAATTTAAGGAGATGGAACCGCCCAAAATTTgtgaattaaataatacaaattcgCGATCAACAAACACCAGCTCAAAAAACTCTGAACCTACTAATTCTAGTACAACTACTACTCACCATGATccaaattttgaagaatctGACCTCGAAGATTTATCATCAGTTGATTCTGATACAAATTATTCAGCTTTCGAAGATGCAAGATCTAAGAACTCTCTTTATCAAGATGTACAATATAGAGATGATGGGAAAACACTTAATATAGGCCGCCGTAGAACAAAGGGTAGTCCAACTAGATCtattagaagaaattcTAATGGACATAGGCCAGAATCTGTTTACAGTATGTCTGAGTATACTGACGCAAAAGAATTACCAGAGGTCTTTAAGTTGAAGATCCCTAATATTCGGGATTTAGAATCAATAGATTCAGTTGCTGAATATTCTGATAAAGAAGTATCGCAAGACTTGACAGGGAATGAAACCAACTCTACCGAACTAAAATCGACAGATTCAACTACTGCAGACTTAGGCCCAAAGGAGATACCAGACACCATAGCACTGGAAAGCGAATCTCTTGGGACCTTGACATATCATGTTGGGGAGCCTATTGAAATTGGTTCAGATGATTCATTTTCTGATGGCCTAGGCTCCTGTgatataaattttgaagatgCAAAATCGAGAAATTCAGCTAGACAGGATATAATGTTTAATAGTCCAGATAAATTTACTCCTGTATTATTGACCCCTAATAGGAAACAAAGCATTTCCCCTAAACAAAATAGTACGCCTAGGAAGTTGGATACTGCATTAAAGGcgaatgaaaataatgaactAAGGGATAATAATATGGATATGATTGAATCAAAGATATCTACTTTATTCAGtccaaagaaaaagattttaCAATCAAAAGATGTTCAGCAACAATTAAACATTACTCCAAAAAAACCAATATTATCTAAAACTACTAACAATAACGGAAAGGGGACTCATTCTAATACTCAACGACatgctaataataacttaCAATCACCTTCTTTTAATACAGTAGCAACCGAAACATCAGGTTCCCCAGTTTCTGCTAATTCTGTTTTTAGCTCTGATAGAAGAAACTCTAGTTTTaggaaattttttatagaCTCGATGGTTGATTCAAATGTCCTTGGgaaattaatatctttagGTCCTGGTGTTAAAAcaacattattttttaggATAGTGAATTTATTATCCATATTAGAAAGTGATACATTGAGATGGGTAGAAATAAGAATGAGAGCAGAAGGTAAACGGAAATTTACAcatgaaattttaatgaaagaatatagcaatataaaaaatcttaTGCCAAGCGGAACGTTATCATATTCGaatgattttgataatttaaccATTTTGAACATCtttaaaaagataaatatcATACAATTATGTTATACcttaaattcaataaaggATCGAAATGAAACAAAACTTGAGgtattaataaaagatagaatatttcaatttaatattggTACTGTATTGAAAGATTACAAtcataattttaaagatatcTTCTATTTTGaggaatttttcaatatcgaGTCTTTACAAATACTGAAGTgctttattcttttaacCAGACAATgtgataaattattcaataatctaagaaaattaaagcTAGACAAGAAATACaagaatattaattttttgaagaagataaaaagtcaattattaatgatcaaatttattttacaaaaacTGTTGAAAATTTCATCGACTTCTAGggcaaatttaattaaatttgttgATATATTACTTTGCTTTCCTTTGCTACCAAATTTTCTTAGATTTGATTTGAAGAGGTTTGACTTCAATCATTTTGATTTCAAGGACTTCTTAGATTTATCACCTCTAGACAAAACTTTGGAAGagaaatataattcatttCATGTTACCGCTACGCCTCCATCCGCAGATACGAGAAAAGCAATTCATATAAATCATGCAATTAATAATGTCCATTCAAAATGGATGATCTTTGTTA
This genomic stretch from Henningerozyma blattae CBS 6284 chromosome 1, complete genome harbors:
- the TBLA0A06410 gene encoding uncharacterized protein (similar to Saccharomyces cerevisiae YOR129C; ancestral locus Anc_5.457) translates to MSPTTSTNINKKLIAVNNRNINGVLSATFDNTKGPIVTGQFTDIKDFSIPSSVVPFPNLGKSIASNTTTSTSNSIFNLNAISNLSNNITKSKPDKINLAYLLIPENIERHLGTLDFTNTNLYWNVIDKKFNFLPLSSYTTNYINYFIFNVVIAVTDPKNRRGTTINSIAILTTYNNPSIWKQILTYIRPFIDYKDSNSINSSLEKCFNFINSLNLSDLFNYFNDIHLQSILCSFTTINELQLKQFPLAYSNPIYTTEKDKIIYHLDHDEIDPKIKEFIKDDTLPLVFNFMDSITIGKDIKLDSTLLNFYKKFMIQFYPNLNLNKISFFIYSNSNLKNLLFQYLMAFKYFLSFFTRQKFQYYNNIMIPFLDISMIDCYESYLKNFHNPNLNSFSSSSAPNSMNNNGNLSREHNNNPNYYLFSIVGVSNPIFKEQKQLWNFFYDIDKDDFIFNKSSQLNSYSIITPPLQQLQVQSQYENFAPKNISNTPRRYSNQTADFNSNLNSTTINRSSRSASTSSILNRHNISKEHALNANIRGSGSKPAIVITSPTENSKLQDSATNESKHNTSDLNSSEISNSEDLGIEETMGSRIDEMGGIISNEARMGTFETNRGFAKTRETNIREIKLSETNIQDIKSVDTHIIEFKEMEPPKICELNNTNSRSTNTSSKNSEPTNSSTTTTHHDPNFEESDLEDLSSVDSDTNYSAFEDARSKNSLYQDVQYRDDGKTLNIGRRRTKGSPTRSIRRNSNGHRPESVYSMSEYTDAKELPEVFKLKIPNIRDLESIDSVAEYSDKEVSQDLTGNETNSTELKSTDSTTADLGPKEIPDTIALESESLGTLTYHVGEPIEIGSDDSFSDGLGSCDINFEDAKSRNSARQDIMFNSPDKFTPVLLTPNRKQSISPKQNSTPRKLDTALKANENNELRDNNMDMIESKISTLFSPKKKILQSKDVQQQLNITPKKPILSKTTNNNGKGTHSNTQRHANNNLQSPSFNTVATETSGSPVSANSVFSSDRRNSSFRKFFIDSMVDSNVLGKLISLGPGVKTTLFFRIVNLLSILESDTLRWVEIRMRAEGKRKFTHEILMKEYSNIKNLMPSGTLSYSNDFDNLTILNIFKKINIIQLCYTLNSIKDRNETKLEVLIKDRIFQFNIGTVLKDYNHNFKDIFYFEEFFNIESLQILKCFILLTRQCDKLFNNLRKLKLDKKYKNINFLKKIKSQLLMIKFILQKLLKISSTSRANLIKFVDILLCFPLLPNFLRFDLKRFDFNHFDFKDFLDLSPLDKTLEEKYNSFHVTATPPSADTRKAIHINHAINNVHSKWMIFVKLSKMKALTTLEFLLLLSSKVQDVKGSILLFHIDKKDASVPSPADDDIAQVQFRRSSKSTSVGHNVDQSKHKKSELERLPTQSSIHSATWDSLSPDIVYDPLMKDIKKHPLLLDAKKHLKLSDEFIKRNISNTKFENTVLTDANNFKGSVNLTNDIIEIKKMVVLLFFLIEKYSLGDIVIRKYMHNATKMVYDYMKNGNEP